One genomic window of Chitinophagaceae bacterium includes the following:
- a CDS encoding glycosyltransferase family 39 protein, translated as MQTLPRYTVTLIFLAATIVYVIGLFINVMEVDAAQYASISREMLENGSFLQVLHRGQNYLDKPPLLFWLSAFSFKLFGVSNVAFKLPTFLFTLFGVYSTYRIGILLYNKTTGIVAAIILYTCQAFFLFNNDVRTDALLTANVAFACWQLLEFSNSKKWSNLLLGFAGVALAMMAKGPIGAVVPAAALFSHFAYRCELKKLLWWQWYAGILFALLLMLPMLYGLQQQYGNAGPLFFFWTQSFGRITGENVWHNDTGPFFFVHNFGWSFLPWTLLAVFALLFLIFQFIKNRFSTTAIPEAFSLGGFVLPFIALSLSHYKLPHYIFVVYPLCAVMTAGFICIQGNSHQKLFSLLRPIQFGISIILIAGAMYLSSIIFPTDNFVFWMVAVMLIICVGYFFFLSKIYCNN; from the coding sequence TTGCAAACACTTCCGCGATATACCGTCACCCTCATCTTTCTTGCCGCCACTATCGTCTACGTAATTGGTTTGTTCATCAATGTAATGGAAGTAGATGCAGCGCAATATGCTTCTATCAGCCGCGAGATGCTGGAGAACGGAAGTTTTCTGCAAGTGCTGCATCGTGGTCAAAATTATCTTGACAAGCCACCTTTGCTATTCTGGTTGTCGGCATTTTCTTTCAAGCTATTTGGTGTCAGTAATGTTGCGTTTAAACTGCCAACATTTTTATTTACACTGTTCGGAGTCTATTCAACATACAGAATTGGAATATTGCTGTATAACAAAACCACTGGAATTGTTGCAGCCATCATTTTATACACCTGTCAGGCATTCTTTCTTTTTAACAATGATGTAAGAACGGATGCATTGCTCACGGCCAATGTTGCATTTGCGTGCTGGCAGTTGCTGGAATTTTCAAACTCAAAAAAATGGTCGAACCTGTTGTTGGGATTTGCAGGAGTTGCGTTAGCGATGATGGCCAAAGGCCCGATTGGTGCAGTAGTTCCGGCTGCTGCATTATTTTCACATTTTGCTTACCGGTGTGAATTAAAAAAACTGTTGTGGTGGCAATGGTATGCCGGAATTCTATTTGCACTTTTATTAATGCTGCCGATGTTATACGGTTTGCAACAGCAATATGGAAATGCAGGTCCGCTGTTTTTTTTCTGGACCCAAAGCTTTGGTCGTATCACCGGCGAAAATGTGTGGCACAACGATACCGGACCCTTTTTCTTCGTGCATAACTTTGGCTGGTCGTTTTTACCATGGACTTTACTTGCTGTGTTTGCATTGCTGTTTTTGATTTTTCAATTTATAAAAAACCGGTTCAGCACTACAGCTATTCCTGAAGCATTTTCATTGGGCGGATTTGTTTTGCCTTTCATTGCACTATCATTGTCGCACTACAAATTGCCGCATTATATTTTTGTGGTGTATCCATTATGTGCTGTTATGACGGCTGGATTTATTTGTATTCAAGGCAACAGTCATCAAAAACTGTTCAGCTTGCTTCGACCGATTCAATTTGGGATTTCGATTATACTGATTGCAGGAGCAATGTACTTAAGCAGCATTATTTTCCCAACAGATAATTTTGTGTTTTGGATGGTTGCAGTTATGCTGATAATATGCGTGGGATACTTTTTCTTCCTTTCAAAAATATACTGCAACAATTGA